The Pontibacter pudoricolor genome contains a region encoding:
- a CDS encoding glycosyltransferase family 4 protein, whose translation MFKVKGKYDIILVTSPPLFVGITAYFLSKLKRVPFVFEIRDLWPESAIDTGVVTNKAIIKLAYWFEAFIYEKAKLINVLTPAFRETLIEKKGVAPEKIIFIPNAADFSLSDKILESFDAEDFRDEKGWNGRFVITYVGAHGVANHLEQILETANLLRDTNVLFVLIGSGMQKAKLVTQASAMKLDNVQFLDSVSKADVFKYILASDMGTSVLKKVDTFKTVYSNKTFDYMACKRPILMAIDGVSRKLVEEAEAGIYVEPEDSEDFASKIRLYLNNPERVASEGVNGYLYAKQNFDRKVLANKYVAYLKGFDKNYVQEPVKAVY comes from the coding sequence TTGTTTAAAGTAAAAGGTAAGTATGATATTATACTGGTAACCTCGCCGCCTCTGTTCGTAGGCATAACAGCATACTTTCTGTCTAAGTTAAAGAGAGTACCTTTTGTATTCGAAATAAGGGATCTTTGGCCTGAATCAGCAATTGACACAGGGGTTGTAACAAATAAAGCTATAATAAAGCTAGCCTATTGGTTTGAAGCTTTCATCTATGAAAAGGCCAAACTTATTAATGTTCTGACTCCTGCTTTTAGAGAAACCCTGATTGAGAAAAAAGGTGTAGCACCGGAGAAAATTATTTTTATCCCTAATGCTGCGGATTTCAGCTTATCAGATAAAATACTGGAAAGCTTCGATGCTGAGGATTTCAGAGATGAAAAAGGTTGGAATGGCCGTTTCGTGATAACCTATGTTGGGGCTCATGGCGTTGCTAACCATCTGGAGCAAATTCTGGAAACAGCAAACCTGCTTAGAGATACAAATGTATTGTTTGTGTTAATTGGATCTGGAATGCAGAAAGCAAAGCTGGTTACGCAGGCATCAGCCATGAAATTGGATAATGTTCAGTTTTTAGACTCGGTATCGAAGGCGGATGTATTCAAATATATTTTAGCTTCGGATATGGGTACTTCTGTACTTAAAAAGGTAGATACTTTTAAGACTGTTTACTCAAATAAAACATTTGATTACATGGCCTGTAAGAGACCAATTCTAATGGCTATTGACGGTGTTTCCAGAAAGCTGGTTGAAGAAGCGGAAGCGGGGATATATGTAGAGCCGGAGGATTCAGAAGATTTTGCTTCAAAGATCAGGTTATATCTAAATAATCCGGAACGGGTAGCTTCTGAAGGAGTAAATGGTTATCTGTATGCGAAGCAGAACTTTGATAGAAAAGTTTTAGCTAATAAGTATGTTGCCTATTTGAAAGGATTTGATAAAAATTATGTACAAGAACCAGTTAAAGCGGTTTATTGA
- a CDS encoding sugar transferase gives MYKNQLKRFIDFILATTAFIIALPIFAIVTLCLIIANHGKPFFLQPRPGKNGLIFRVIKFKTMNDQKDAQGNLLPDDKRLTAIGNFVRKTSLDEIPQLLNVIKGDMSLIGPRPLLVEYLPLYNKVQSRRHEVRPGITGWAQVNGRNAISWEEKFKYDVWYVDNISFLLDLKIIFLTIQKVFKSEGISADGNVTMPKFQGSN, from the coding sequence ATGTACAAGAACCAGTTAAAGCGGTTTATTGATTTCATATTAGCTACAACTGCATTTATTATTGCGCTACCCATTTTCGCAATAGTTACCCTGTGTCTTATAATTGCAAACCACGGCAAGCCATTCTTCCTGCAGCCTCGCCCTGGTAAAAATGGGCTGATCTTCCGTGTCATCAAGTTCAAAACAATGAACGATCAGAAAGATGCGCAGGGAAATTTGCTTCCAGACGATAAAAGACTCACGGCTATAGGTAACTTTGTCCGCAAAACATCCTTAGACGAAATCCCACAATTGCTGAATGTGATCAAAGGCGATATGAGTTTAATAGGTCCTCGTCCTTTGCTGGTTGAATATCTTCCTTTATACAACAAAGTACAGAGCAGGAGGCATGAAGTAAGGCCCGGTATTACTGGCTGGGCACAGGTTAATGGCAGAAATGCGATTAGCTGGGAGGAGAAATTCAAGTATGATGTGTGGTATGTGGATAATATTTCCTTTCTGCTGGATTTGAAAATCATTTTTCTTACTATCCAGAAAGTTTTTAAATCTGAAGGGATAAGTGCGGACGGTAACGTAACCATGCCTAAGTTTCAGGGGAGCAACTAA
- a CDS encoding acetyltransferase — protein sequence MYLFGASGHAKVIMDVLNNMSVPVTGLFDDNPAVKELNGTAVLGKYAGQELDAELIISIGDNNIRSKIANQLQVQFGKAIAKSATISNSADIAEGTVVMQGAIIQASTQVGKHAIINTRASIDHDCLVGNFVHVSPGAVLCGNVHVGEGSHIGAGAIVIPNLRIGKWCKIGAGAVVISDIPDFSTAVGNPARIIKCNQNE from the coding sequence ATGTACTTATTCGGAGCAAGCGGTCATGCCAAGGTTATAATGGATGTACTAAATAATATGTCTGTGCCTGTTACAGGTTTGTTTGATGATAACCCTGCTGTTAAAGAATTAAATGGCACTGCTGTATTAGGTAAGTATGCCGGACAAGAGCTTGATGCAGAACTAATCATTAGTATTGGCGATAACAACATAAGATCTAAAATAGCAAATCAACTTCAGGTACAGTTTGGTAAGGCCATAGCCAAAAGCGCAACTATTTCAAACTCAGCAGACATTGCAGAAGGTACTGTTGTGATGCAAGGTGCAATTATACAAGCTAGTACGCAAGTAGGTAAACACGCCATCATAAATACACGTGCAAGTATAGATCATGACTGTCTGGTTGGTAATTTTGTTCATGTTTCTCCAGGTGCCGTGCTGTGTGGTAATGTACATGTAGGAGAAGGTAGTCACATTGGGGCCGGTGCCATAGTTATACCAAACCTAAGGATAGGGAAATGGTGCAAGATAGGCGCTGGAGCTGTCGTTATCAGTGATATTCCGGATTTTTCAACTGCTGTGGGAAACCCGGCACGAATTATAAAATGCAATCAAAATGAATAA
- a CDS encoding DegT/DnrJ/EryC1/StrS family aminotransferase: MNNKIWLSSPHMGGAEEKYVKEAFDTNWIAPLGPNVDGFEKDLESYLGNGVHVAALSSGTAALHLALIILGVKAGDEVICQSMTFSASANPIAYQGATPVFVDSEERTWNMSPEYLEEAIVDRISKGNKPKAIIVVHLYGMPAEMDRIMEIANKYEISVLEDAAEALGSSYKGRPLGTFGSMSILSFNGNKIITTSGGGALVSTNEEWIKKARFLATQARDNAPHYQHSHIGYNYRMSNICAGIGRGQMEVLQERVQQRRSNFDRYKAVFDTNEAISFHEEVSAEYYSNRWLSTVLVDEESGVSREDIRLALEKQNIESRPLWKPMHLQPVFEDAPFYGDGTSEKLFRDGLCLPSGSNLQPEEIESVIDIISTCFSDVSQTT; the protein is encoded by the coding sequence ATGAATAACAAAATATGGCTCTCTTCTCCACACATGGGAGGTGCTGAAGAGAAGTATGTAAAAGAAGCTTTCGATACGAATTGGATTGCTCCGCTGGGACCTAATGTTGATGGCTTTGAGAAGGATCTGGAAAGCTATTTAGGCAACGGAGTGCATGTAGCGGCGCTTAGTTCTGGTACAGCTGCCCTGCATCTGGCGCTTATCATACTTGGTGTAAAAGCCGGAGATGAAGTGATCTGCCAATCGATGACCTTCTCTGCTTCTGCTAACCCGATTGCCTACCAGGGAGCAACCCCTGTTTTTGTAGATAGCGAAGAACGCACCTGGAACATGTCGCCGGAGTACCTGGAAGAAGCTATAGTTGACAGAATAAGCAAAGGCAATAAACCGAAAGCTATTATAGTAGTGCATCTTTATGGTATGCCAGCTGAAATGGACCGCATCATGGAAATTGCCAACAAGTATGAAATATCTGTTCTGGAAGATGCAGCTGAGGCTTTGGGTTCGAGCTATAAAGGCCGGCCTTTGGGCACTTTTGGTTCCATGAGTATTTTATCATTTAACGGAAACAAGATCATTACTACTTCCGGTGGTGGTGCGCTGGTTTCCACGAACGAGGAATGGATAAAAAAAGCACGTTTCCTGGCTACGCAGGCCCGAGATAATGCACCACATTACCAGCATTCACATATAGGCTATAATTACCGAATGAGCAATATATGTGCTGGTATTGGCCGTGGGCAAATGGAAGTACTGCAGGAACGTGTTCAGCAACGACGCAGCAACTTTGATCGCTATAAAGCTGTATTTGATACTAATGAGGCTATTTCTTTCCACGAAGAAGTTTCTGCAGAGTACTACTCCAACAGGTGGCTATCAACAGTACTTGTTGACGAAGAATCTGGGGTGAGCCGTGAAGATATCAGATTAGCACTGGAAAAGCAGAATATCGAAAGCAGGCCCTTATGGAAACCGATGCATCTGCAGCCAGTTTTTGAAGATGCACCATTTTATGGAGATGGTACAAGCGAGAAACTTTTCAGAGATGGCTTATGTCTTCCTTCCGGTTCTAATTTGCAACCGGAGGAGATCGAAAGTGTAATTGACATTATAAGCACATGCTTTTCAGATGTTTCACAAACAACCTGA
- a CDS encoding polysaccharide biosynthesis protein, giving the protein MKLYLLNKSLPKWIILLIDQVIASWSFVFSFLLIRQFEFTDLLRGHFTIYVGLYCLVYLCTSYLMRIHTGLIRYSGTQDIIRIFTAVLTSSLIYGTVVAIVVGPMFHLQTVNIFVVLLVNFFISSSLLIMLRIGAKALFYYIKRSTSGERETVMIYGSNGYSLLVKQALETSGMGKYIIAGFIDDNPNKVDKTIQQVRVYRGKDIKKLHKTIHIDKLFVLSEDLKTDDKKKVIEKCVELGIKVLTVPPTAEWMTGHLRLNQIQDLKIEDLLQRPPIVIENKKVSRDLSGKRVLITGGAGSIGSEIVRQVLSYNPEMVIICDQAESPLHELQLEMEEAYPGSELKLCIADIQNFNRMYSIFKEYTPHFVYHAAAYKHVPMMENNPAEAILTNVQGTKNLADLSMTFDVEKFVMVSTDKAVNPTNIMGASKRIAEIYIQSLNSVGKDVQQSKDNKGKQTRFITTRFGNVLGSNGSVIPRFRAQIQKGGPITVTHPDITRYFMTIPEAVQLVLEAGTMGKGGEIFIFDMGEPVKIVNLAKKMIKLAGLVPGVDIDIVYSGLRPGEKLYEELLNEEETTIPTHHHKIKISKVREYAYNEVVADVNELLTLSKESEELAAVKKMKVMVPEFLSKNSRFEQLDTVTE; this is encoded by the coding sequence ATGAAATTATACTTACTTAATAAATCTTTGCCTAAATGGATCATTCTCTTGATCGATCAGGTCATTGCCAGTTGGTCCTTTGTCTTCTCTTTTCTTTTAATACGCCAGTTCGAGTTCACTGATCTTTTAAGAGGGCACTTTACCATTTACGTAGGACTTTACTGCCTTGTATACCTGTGTACTTCTTATCTAATGCGTATCCATACAGGACTTATCCGTTATTCCGGTACACAGGATATTATCCGGATATTTACGGCTGTCCTCACATCGAGCCTGATTTATGGAACTGTGGTTGCTATAGTTGTGGGACCGATGTTTCATTTGCAGACGGTCAATATATTTGTTGTACTGCTGGTAAACTTCTTTATTTCTTCCTCACTGTTAATCATGCTTCGCATAGGAGCAAAGGCACTGTTTTACTACATAAAGCGTAGTACTTCAGGTGAAAGAGAAACAGTAATGATCTATGGTTCAAATGGTTATTCTTTGCTTGTAAAGCAGGCACTTGAAACCAGTGGCATGGGGAAATACATTATTGCAGGTTTTATAGATGACAATCCTAATAAAGTAGATAAAACGATTCAGCAGGTTCGGGTGTATCGTGGCAAGGATATCAAGAAACTGCATAAAACGATACATATTGATAAGCTTTTTGTTTTAAGTGAGGATCTTAAAACAGATGATAAAAAGAAAGTAATCGAGAAATGTGTTGAACTGGGAATTAAGGTTCTGACTGTGCCACCTACTGCTGAGTGGATGACAGGACATCTGAGATTAAATCAGATACAGGACCTTAAAATAGAAGATCTTTTACAACGACCACCTATCGTAATTGAGAATAAGAAAGTATCGCGCGACCTGTCCGGTAAACGGGTTTTGATAACCGGTGGGGCCGGTTCAATCGGGTCTGAGATTGTAAGGCAGGTGCTGAGTTATAACCCTGAGATGGTTATTATTTGTGACCAGGCAGAGTCTCCGTTACATGAGTTGCAATTGGAGATGGAAGAAGCATATCCGGGTTCGGAGCTTAAGCTTTGTATTGCTGATATCCAGAATTTCAATAGGATGTATTCTATTTTTAAAGAGTATACCCCTCACTTTGTGTATCATGCTGCTGCGTATAAGCATGTGCCTATGATGGAAAATAATCCTGCCGAAGCGATACTCACCAATGTTCAGGGGACTAAAAACCTCGCCGACTTGTCAATGACTTTTGATGTGGAGAAATTTGTAATGGTTTCTACGGATAAGGCGGTCAATCCGACAAACATTATGGGGGCTTCCAAGCGAATTGCTGAGATCTACATTCAGTCGCTGAATAGTGTTGGCAAAGATGTGCAGCAAAGCAAGGATAATAAAGGAAAGCAAACCCGCTTCATTACTACCCGTTTTGGAAATGTATTAGGTTCAAATGGTTCTGTTATTCCGCGTTTCAGGGCACAGATACAGAAGGGTGGACCCATTACAGTAACGCACCCGGATATTACACGCTATTTTATGACCATCCCGGAGGCAGTGCAACTTGTGTTGGAAGCCGGAACGATGGGCAAAGGAGGTGAGATCTTTATCTTTGATATGGGAGAGCCCGTAAAGATCGTGAACCTGGCGAAAAAGATGATCAAGCTTGCAGGTTTGGTACCTGGAGTTGATATTGATATCGTGTACTCAGGGTTGAGACCAGGAGAGAAACTATACGAAGAATTACTAAATGAGGAGGAAACCACTATTCCTACGCACCATCATAAGATCAAGATCTCGAAAGTAAGAGAATACGCCTATAACGAGGTTGTGGCAGATGTAAATGAGCTCCTAACCTTAAGTAAAGAAAGTGAAGAACTGGCGGCTGTAAAGAAAATGAAAGTTATGGTGCCGGAGTTCCTAAGCAAAAACTCGCGTTTCGAACAACTTGACACAGTAACGGAGTAA
- a CDS encoding IS5 family transposase, with protein sequence MSSKLHLVCEGQGLPIQMLLTGGQINEITQASFLLGQCQLQLTKGRPRLKPNMLIADKGYDSQPFRRWLSKRGVKATIAERKLPEGSKRRRKGPKPTFDTQAYRQRNVIERLYGRIKEYRRIATRFDKLDKVYLCLVTLGFIYIILKKHFSNTP encoded by the coding sequence TTGAGCAGTAAACTGCACCTGGTTTGTGAGGGGCAAGGCCTGCCTATACAGATGCTGCTGACAGGCGGCCAGATAAATGAAATCACGCAGGCCAGCTTCTTATTGGGCCAGTGCCAATTACAACTAACAAAAGGCAGGCCCAGACTTAAACCTAATATGTTGATAGCCGACAAGGGCTATGACAGTCAGCCATTTCGCCGGTGGCTGAGCAAACGAGGGGTAAAAGCCACTATAGCCGAACGGAAATTGCCTGAAGGTAGCAAACGGCGAAGAAAGGGACCCAAGCCCACTTTTGATACGCAAGCCTACCGCCAAAGGAACGTCATTGAGCGGCTATATGGCAGAATCAAGGAATATAGAAGGATAGCTACCAGATTTGACAAGTTAGATAAAGTGTATTTATGCCTCGTAACTTTAGGATTCATCTACATTATCCTTAAAAAACACTTTTCAAACACACCCTAG
- a CDS encoding transposase, with product MKRRYELSDQQWDLVALLLPHEAKGFGRPRRDDRTLLNGMFWMLNSGASWRDLPDRYGPWQTVYDRFRHWQKQGVLERIFEQLRLKLDEKGLIAPQT from the coding sequence ATGAAGCGGCGTTATGAACTTAGTGATCAACAATGGGATCTTGTAGCCTTGTTGCTTCCCCATGAAGCGAAAGGCTTTGGCCGCCCGCGTCGGGATGATCGCACCTTGCTCAACGGCATGTTCTGGATGCTCAATAGCGGGGCCAGCTGGCGAGACCTTCCTGACCGTTATGGCCCCTGGCAGACGGTGTATGACCGGTTCCGGCACTGGCAAAAGCAAGGGGTTTTAGAGCGGATATTTGAGCAGTTACGGCTTAAGCTGGATGAGAAAGGCTTAATAGCGCCTCAGACCTGA
- a CDS encoding ABC-F family ATP-binding cassette domain-containing protein: MISVDAVAVEFNGSTLFSNVSFNINENDRIALMGKNGAGKSTLLKIIAGASKPTRGKISAPKEAVIAYLPQHLLTEDNCTVFEEASKAFAKVLDMKKQMDELNAQLEIRTDYDSDDYYKLIEQVSELGEKYYSIEEINFDAEVEKTLLGLGFLRTDFTRPTSEFSGGWRMRIELAKILLQKPDLILLDEPTNHMDIESIQWLEDFLVNNAKAVIVISHDKTFVDNITNRTIEVTMGRIYDYKVNYSQYLQLRKERREQQQKQYDDQQKEIADIQGFIDRFKGTYSKTLQVQSRVKMLEKMEIIEVDEVDTSALNLKFPPAPRSGNYPVIAEGLTKKYGDHTVFSDASLTIERGEKIAFVGKNGEGKSTLVKAIMGEIDFEGKLQLGHNCMIGYFAQNQASLLDEDLTVFQTIDEIAIGDVRTRVKDLLGAFMFSGDTIEKKVKVLSGGEKTRLAMIRLLLQPVNLLILDEPTNHLDIKTKDILKDALKAFDGTLILVSHDRDFLDGLANKVFEFGNKRIREHFEDINGFLRNKKMENLREIERTVAK; this comes from the coding sequence ATGATCTCAGTTGACGCGGTTGCGGTAGAGTTTAATGGCTCTACGCTGTTTAGCAACGTTTCTTTTAATATCAACGAAAACGACCGGATTGCCCTGATGGGGAAGAATGGGGCCGGTAAATCTACACTGTTAAAAATTATTGCAGGCGCTAGCAAGCCCACTCGTGGTAAAATATCTGCCCCTAAGGAAGCTGTAATTGCCTACCTGCCGCAGCACTTACTGACTGAAGATAACTGCACTGTTTTTGAAGAAGCATCGAAGGCGTTTGCCAAGGTGCTGGACATGAAAAAGCAGATGGATGAGCTGAACGCGCAACTGGAGATCCGCACTGATTACGACTCTGACGACTACTATAAGCTAATCGAGCAGGTATCGGAGCTAGGGGAGAAGTATTACTCTATTGAAGAGATAAATTTTGATGCCGAGGTTGAAAAAACATTGCTTGGCCTGGGTTTCCTGAGAACTGACTTTACAAGACCAACCAGCGAGTTTAGTGGTGGCTGGCGTATGCGCATTGAGCTGGCCAAGATACTGCTTCAGAAGCCCGATCTGATTCTGCTGGATGAGCCTACTAACCACATGGACATAGAATCGATTCAGTGGCTGGAGGATTTCTTGGTAAATAATGCCAAAGCGGTGATTGTGATCTCGCACGACAAAACTTTTGTGGATAACATTACTAACCGAACGATTGAGGTTACGATGGGCCGCATTTACGACTATAAGGTAAACTATAGCCAGTATCTGCAACTGCGCAAGGAGCGCCGTGAGCAGCAGCAGAAACAATACGATGACCAGCAGAAAGAGATCGCCGATATTCAGGGGTTTATAGATCGCTTTAAAGGCACTTATTCTAAAACGCTTCAGGTACAGTCAAGGGTAAAGATGCTGGAAAAGATGGAGATAATTGAAGTAGATGAAGTGGACACATCTGCGCTGAATCTTAAATTTCCGCCGGCACCGCGTTCGGGCAATTATCCTGTAATTGCAGAAGGCCTGACCAAGAAATATGGCGATCATACGGTGTTCAGTGATGCGTCGCTAACTATAGAGCGAGGCGAGAAGATTGCATTTGTGGGTAAGAACGGAGAGGGTAAGTCTACGCTGGTGAAAGCCATTATGGGAGAGATTGATTTTGAAGGCAAGCTGCAACTGGGCCATAACTGTATGATCGGGTATTTTGCCCAGAACCAGGCCTCATTGTTAGACGAAGACCTGACCGTTTTCCAGACGATAGATGAGATTGCGATCGGCGATGTGCGTACACGTGTTAAGGATCTGCTGGGTGCATTTATGTTCAGTGGCGATACCATTGAAAAGAAGGTTAAAGTACTTTCGGGTGGTGAGAAAACACGACTGGCTATGATCAGGCTGTTGTTGCAACCGGTTAACCTGCTCATCCTGGATGAGCCTACAAACCATCTTGATATCAAAACAAAGGATATTTTGAAAGATGCGTTGAAGGCGTTTGATGGGACCCTGATTCTTGTATCACATGACCGTGATTTCCTGGATGGACTGGCTAACAAAGTATTTGAGTTTGGTAACAAGCGCATACGGGAGCACTTCGAAGATATTAATGGTTTCCTGAGAAATAAGAAAATGGAGAACCTGCGCGAGATAGAGCGTACTGTAGCGAAGTAA
- a CDS encoding cation:proton antiporter produces MTHLPNLILDLGLILGAAGITTLIFKKLKQPLVLGYIIAGLLVGPHVAIFPTIHEIENIQIWAEIGVIFLLFSLGLEFSFKKLVKVGGASSIMALVEVVVMLLLGYLSGKLLGWSTMDSIFLGGILSISSTTIIIRAFEELGVKSQRFAGLVFGVLIVEDLVAILLMVLLSTLAVSQQFAGSEMLSAVLKLGFFLVVWFLAGIFLIPTFLRKASKLMNDETLLIVSLALCLLMVILAAQVGFSPALGAFIMGSILAETTKAEKIEHLVMSVKDLFGAIFFVSVGILINPETIITYAGPIAIITIVTLVGKAVSITAGGLMAGQGLKTSVQSGMSVSQIGEFSFIIATLGLTLKVTSDFLYPVAVAVSAITTFTTPYMIQLSTPLYKFLEGILPEKWKRSLDEYSSGAQAINTTSDWKVVLRSYVVNLVLYSVIIIAIVLLAARYLNPFITENVINGQYGDIVTTTITLIFMAPFLWAFAVYHPQKEALGRLWANRNYRSLLIFIEFIRIGLSILFIGFLLNQFFPVQVSIVVGLVIIGVLAVISKRIQKFYIRIEQRFMMNLNAREIKAASKMHHTLTPWDVHLTSFDVTHESVVVGRSLLELQVREKYGVNIAVIERGDRTIMAPTRQELIFPGDRIYVFGSDEQIEKFRQFVQSEADLQVERDRAEDVKLQQLVISETSPLLGITIRESGVRERTKGLIVGIERKGQRILNPESDFRFQVNDIIWIVGSPWRIRALEAVNSSMAS; encoded by the coding sequence ATGACACACCTTCCAAACCTTATTTTAGACCTGGGGCTAATACTCGGCGCTGCAGGTATCACTACTCTTATTTTTAAGAAATTAAAGCAGCCCCTGGTGTTGGGCTATATTATTGCCGGTTTACTTGTGGGGCCGCACGTTGCCATTTTCCCAACGATACACGAAATAGAAAACATACAGATCTGGGCAGAGATAGGTGTGATCTTCCTATTGTTCAGCCTCGGTCTCGAGTTCAGTTTTAAGAAGCTGGTTAAAGTTGGCGGCGCTTCATCCATCATGGCGCTGGTCGAGGTGGTAGTTATGTTATTGCTTGGTTACTTATCTGGTAAGTTGCTAGGCTGGTCGACTATGGACAGTATCTTCCTGGGCGGGATTTTGTCTATTTCATCTACCACCATTATCATCAGAGCTTTTGAAGAACTCGGTGTAAAGTCGCAACGTTTTGCAGGGCTGGTTTTTGGGGTGCTTATAGTAGAGGACCTTGTGGCGATTCTGTTGATGGTACTGCTTTCGACACTGGCTGTGAGCCAGCAATTTGCCGGGTCCGAGATGTTGAGTGCTGTACTGAAACTGGGCTTTTTCCTGGTAGTATGGTTCCTGGCCGGTATTTTCCTGATACCGACTTTCCTGCGAAAAGCCAGTAAACTAATGAACGACGAAACACTGCTGATCGTGTCACTGGCGCTTTGCCTGCTGATGGTAATCCTGGCAGCACAGGTTGGTTTCTCGCCTGCTCTAGGTGCGTTCATTATGGGGTCTATCCTCGCCGAAACTACAAAAGCTGAAAAAATTGAACACCTTGTAATGTCTGTAAAAGACCTTTTTGGTGCTATCTTCTTTGTGTCGGTGGGTATCCTCATCAACCCGGAGACGATCATAACTTACGCAGGCCCGATCGCGATCATAACTATAGTTACGCTGGTCGGTAAAGCGGTGAGTATTACGGCAGGGGGCTTAATGGCTGGCCAGGGACTTAAAACGTCGGTGCAGTCTGGTATGAGTGTTTCGCAGATCGGGGAGTTTTCGTTCATCATTGCAACGCTTGGCCTAACCCTAAAAGTGACCAGCGATTTCCTCTACCCGGTAGCGGTTGCGGTTTCGGCCATCACTACGTTTACAACACCATACATGATCCAGCTTTCTACGCCGCTGTATAAATTCCTGGAAGGGATACTACCTGAAAAGTGGAAGCGATCACTGGACGAATATAGTTCGGGTGCGCAGGCAATCAACACTACCTCCGACTGGAAAGTTGTACTGCGTTCGTATGTTGTAAACCTGGTGCTTTATTCGGTTATTATTATAGCCATAGTATTGCTGGCAGCGCGTTACCTTAACCCGTTCATCACCGAAAACGTGATAAATGGCCAGTACGGCGATATCGTTACTACCACCATCACGCTCATCTTTATGGCGCCTTTCCTGTGGGCGTTTGCTGTCTATCATCCACAGAAAGAGGCCTTGGGAAGGCTTTGGGCTAACCGCAATTACCGCAGCTTACTTATCTTTATTGAGTTCATCCGGATAGGGCTTTCGATCCTGTTCATCGGTTTCTTGCTCAACCAGTTCTTCCCGGTGCAGGTGTCCATTGTTGTTGGCCTGGTGATAATTGGTGTACTGGCTGTTATCTCTAAAAGGATACAAAAGTTTTACATCCGTATTGAGCAGCGTTTTATGATGAACCTGAATGCGCGCGAAATAAAAGCGGCAAGCAAAATGCACCATACGCTTACGCCCTGGGATGTTCACTTAACGAGTTTTGATGTGACGCATGAGTCGGTTGTGGTGGGCCGTAGTTTGCTTGAGCTGCAGGTACGCGAAAAATATGGCGTGAACATAGCGGTAATTGAGCGCGGCGACCGGACCATTATGGCACCTACCCGCCAGGAACTGATCTTTCCGGGCGACAGGATCTATGTTTTTGGGTCGGATGAGCAGATAGAGAAGTTCAGGCAGTTTGTGCAATCGGAAGCGGATCTGCAGGTAGAGCGCGACCGGGCCGAAGATGTGAAACTACAGCAACTTGTCATTTCTGAAACATCGCCCTTGCTGGGGATAACTATACGGGAATCGGGAGTGAGGGAGCGCACCAAAGGGCTTATAGTTGGTATCGAACGCAAAGGACAGCGCATCCTTAACCCGGAATCAGATTTCAGGTTCCAGGTAAACGATATCATCTGGATAGTAGGCAGCCCGTGGCGTATCAGAGCACTGGAAGCTGTTAATAGTTCTATGGCGAGTTAA
- a CDS encoding NADPH-dependent FMN reductase, which translates to MPHIVIISSSVRLGRNTHRVALFFRKYMQENNLATTEILDLKEYNFPIFVERLKFQDDPSEETLAFAEKIKKADGVIIATPEYNGGYPASLKNVVDLLYEEWHRKPIGLVTVSDGNFGGTQVMTSLQFTLWKMRAWVVPAMFPVPNAADNYDEDGNPADKERTEKRARNFLNEMLWCVEAKRRMAVASEVNLS; encoded by the coding sequence ATGCCGCACATCGTCATTATTTCATCCAGTGTACGCCTTGGCCGCAATACGCATCGCGTCGCCCTTTTCTTCCGGAAATATATGCAGGAAAACAATTTAGCCACCACCGAAATACTTGACCTTAAGGAATATAACTTTCCCATTTTCGTGGAACGGTTAAAATTCCAGGATGACCCTTCGGAAGAAACTTTAGCATTTGCTGAAAAGATAAAGAAAGCGGACGGCGTGATCATTGCAACACCCGAGTACAACGGTGGCTACCCTGCCAGCCTGAAGAATGTAGTAGACCTGCTGTACGAAGAGTGGCACCGCAAACCGATCGGATTGGTAACCGTATCAGATGGAAATTTTGGAGGCACGCAGGTGATGACATCGCTGCAGTTCACACTCTGGAAAATGCGTGCCTGGGTAGTGCCGGCCATGTTTCCGGTGCCAAATGCCGCAGATAACTATGATGAAGACGGAAACCCTGCCGACAAAGAAAGAACAGAGAAACGAGCCAGGAATTTCCTGAATGAAATGCTCTGGTGCGTAGAGGCAAAACGCCGGATGGCTGTAGCTTCAGAAGTAAACCTATCCTGA